The segment GCTCCTTGCCCTGGAGCCACTCGCGCTGCCACACCGCGTAGTCGGCGTACTGCACGGGCAGCGCGGGCAGCGGTGAGGGCTGGCCCTGGGAGAACGCGGCGTAGAGCAGTCCCACTTCGCGCACCAGCACGCCGCTGGACCAGCCGTCGGAGACGATGTGGTGCATCGTCAGCAGCAGGACGTGCTCCTGCTCCTCGAGCTTCAGCAGCGTGGCGCGCAGCTGCGGACCCCGCTCCAGGTCGAAGGGACGCTGGGCCTCCGCGTTGGCCAGGCGCCGGGCCTCCTCCTCGCGCCGCGCCACGGGCAGCACCGTCAGGTCCACCAGCGCCAACCTCAACGCCGCCGTGCGCGCGATGACCTGGACCGACCTGTCCGCCTCCAGCCGGAACGTCGTGCGCAGGGGTTCATGGCGGTGGATCAGCTCGTTGAAGACGCGCTCGAGCACCGGAGACTCAAGCGGCCCCTTCAGCCGGACGGCCACGGGCACGTTGTAGCGGGCCGTCCCCGGCTCCAGCTGTTCGAGGAACCACAGCCGCTGCTGGGCGAAGGACAGGGGCAGGGCCGCGTCTCCCCTCGGACGCGGTTCGAGCGGCGGGATGGCGGGGGGCTGGGGCGAGCGGGCTCCCTTGGCTTGGAGCTGCTTGAGCAGCAGGTCGCGCTTTTCAGGGGAGAGGCTGGCCAGACGCTTGAGGATGTCGCTCATGGATGGTGGCTTCGAAGGGGAGGGGCGTGCAGCGTTGCGAGCACCCCGTGACGGGGGCGGCGGGTGGTGGCGGCCATGGCGACGACCGGGTGCGCTGGCACCAGGCGCCACTGGAAGCGTTGCAGCAGCGTGGCGATCGCGATGGTCAGGAGCATCACGGTGTAGGCATTGCCGACGCACTGCCGCTGCCCCGCGCCGAAGGGCATGTACGCGAAGCGATGCCGGCCCTCTCGCTGCTCGGGCAGGAACCGCTCGGGGAGGAACTGCTCCGGCTCCGCCCAGAACCCGGGATGCCGGTGCAGGATGTACGGGGAGATCAACACCTTGGTGTCCGGCGCCAGCGCGTAGCCGCCGATCTCATCCGCGTTCAGGGCCCGGCGCATGAAGTTCCAGGCGGGGGGGTGGAAGCGGAGCGTCTCCTCCACCAGCGCGCGGGTGTAGTGGAGCGACTGGAGGCCCTCGGGCGTGAGCGCCTTGCCGCCCAGCACGGTGGCCACCTCGCCGCGCGCTCGCTGCTCGACCTCGGGGCGGCGCGCCACTTCGTACATCATCCAGGTGAGCACCACGGCCGTGGACTCGTAGCCGCCAATGAGCAGGCTCACCAGCTCGTCCCGCAGCTCGGTGTCCGTCATGGCGACGCCCTGCGTGTCCCGGGCCTCCAGCAACATCGTCAGGATGTCGTCCTTGCCGCCGGGTGATTCACGGCGCTCGGCGATCAGCCGGTACATGTCCGTGTTGAGCTGCTCGATGGCGCCGAAGAAGCGCTTCGTCCGCGCGCCATCCAGGCCGAACCGCCGCTTCACCGCGTCCAGCAGCGACTCCCCGGGGCCGTGGAAGACGTTCGCGAGGTGATCCATGCCCTCGCGCAGCGAGGCGCGGTTCGCGTGCACGTCCTCCGAGAAGATGGAGTTGCCCAGCAGGGAGATGACCAGCCCGCGCAGCTGGCCCAGCAGTTCGAGCGGCGCGGACGTGGCTGCGTGGGGGGCCCAACGTTCGGCGAACCGTTCGGAGTCCCGCGCCATCCCTTCCACCATCCGGGCCAGCCGCGGGCGATGGAAGGAGGGCTGCACCATGCGTCGCTGGCGCAGCCAGAAGTCTCCCTTGTTGGCGAACAGGCCCCGGCCCAGCAGCGGATCCGGTCCGTCCCCCACCATGGACAGGAAGTTGCTGGCCTTGTCCGCCAACACGTACTGCGCATGGTCCGGGTGGGACAGCAGCCAGGTCGGGCCGTGGTGCGTGGGGAAGCAGACGATGTCGCCGTGCTCCTTCTGGCGCTGGACGAGCTGGAGCAGCGGGTCCCTCACCTGCCCGATGCCGAACGTCGGCAGCCAGCTTCGCCGGGGCCCGGGGGGAAGGGCGGATTTGCTTGGCGCTGTCATGGGGGTAGGGGTCCTCACTCCTCGGAGTCCGTGTCGTTCACGGCGGCGGCCTGGGAGGCGAGCAGCTCCTGTACCTCCGCGTCGTCCAGTTCATCCAGCTGCGCCATCATTGATGCGAGCTCGTCCAGATCCACCTGCGCGGTGAGCCGCAGGAGGTTGATGGCGAAGGCTTCCACGGTGGGCGCTTCGAAGAAGTCCTGCAGGGAGACTTCCACGTTGAAGGTGGCGCGGATGCGGGTGACGGCCTGCGTGGCCAGCAGCGAGTGTCCGCCCAGCTCGAAGAAGTTGTCGTGAATGCCCACGCGCTCGACGCGAAGGACTTCACTCCAGAGCGCGGAGAGCTTCTGCTCCGTCTCGTTGCGAGGTGCGACGTACTCGGCACCCGTGGGGAGTGCGCCGTCGGGGGAGGGCAGGGCCTTGCGATCCACCTTGCCGCTGCTCGTCAGCGGGATGGCCTCCAGGGAGACGAAGGCGGAGGGCACCATGAACTCAGGCAGCCGCTGCTTGAGGAAATCGCGCAGGGAGGCCGCGTCGAGAGGCTGGTCGGCGTGGGCGACGACGTAGGCGACCAGGCGTCCGCCGTCCCCGCCATCCTCGCGCAGCGCCACCACGGCCTCGCGCACGGAGGGGTGGTTGGCGAGGACGGACTCGATTTCGCCCGGCTCGATGC is part of the Corallococcus soli genome and harbors:
- a CDS encoding cytochrome P450, whose amino-acid sequence is MTAPSKSALPPGPRRSWLPTFGIGQVRDPLLQLVQRQKEHGDIVCFPTHHGPTWLLSHPDHAQYVLADKASNFLSMVGDGPDPLLGRGLFANKGDFWLRQRRMVQPSFHRPRLARMVEGMARDSERFAERWAPHAATSAPLELLGQLRGLVISLLGNSIFSEDVHANRASLREGMDHLANVFHGPGESLLDAVKRRFGLDGARTKRFFGAIEQLNTDMYRLIAERRESPGGKDDILTMLLEARDTQGVAMTDTELRDELVSLLIGGYESTAVVLTWMMYEVARRPEVEQRARGEVATVLGGKALTPEGLQSLHYTRALVEETLRFHPPAWNFMRRALNADEIGGYALAPDTKVLISPYILHRHPGFWAEPEQFLPERFLPEQREGRHRFAYMPFGAGQRQCVGNAYTVMLLTIAIATLLQRFQWRLVPAHPVVAMAATTRRPRHGVLATLHAPPLRSHHP
- a CDS encoding non-ribosomal peptide synthetase; translation: SITTLKLTPSVLAQLEPEGLRGIQTLITAGEACSPELVARFQPGRRFVNAYGPTEATVCATVNTAVDSRRVSIGRPFHNVRTFVLDAHLRPVPVGIPGELFIGGVGLARGYLHRPELTAERFIPNPFPSEPGERLYRTGDKVRWLDSGELEYLGRVDFQLKLRGFRIEPGEIESVLANHPSVREAVVALREDGGDGGRLVAYVVAHADQPLDAASLRDFLKQRLPEFMVPSAFVSLEAIPLTSSGKVDRKALPSPDGALPTGAEYVAPRNETEQKLSALWSEVLRVERVGIHDNFFELGGHSLLATQAVTRIRATFNVEVSLQDFFEAPTVEAFAINLLRLTAQVDLDELASMMAQLDELDDAEVQELLASQAAAVNDTDSEE